AAAGCAGAAGACTCGTTGCCAGCCTGGGATCGCTCATCAACGCGGGAAACGTTCGAAAACGGGGTTCGATCGACGGTCCCACCGTCGTAACCGACTCGGGACATCTGAAGGCGCCACTCTCCTTCTAGGTCAACGACCACCGCCCTGTCACTAGAAAGGCTCTCGTTGACCGCTGCGTTCGGTTCTCCGACGCCGGTTTCGGTGCCGATTATTTCGGTCCAGACGGCCGGCGAGTGGGTTGGAATCCGGAGCTGGAACGACTCTACATCGGACTCCGGTTCGATCGGAACCGTCGGTGTCGGGCCATCGAGCGATGTCGGGTCCAGCGTCGTAGTGAATCCCCGCCTGTCGACGTCACCGGAGAAGGTGGTCAGCGACAACCGACGCTCGGCTCCATCGACGGTTCGCTGCCCGGTGACCGTCTGGTTCGCTCTCTCGAACCGATTGTACAGAAGCGTGTGTTCGAACGTCGTTCGTGGCGAACTTCGATACTCGTTGTATCCAGAAACGAACGTGAGCAGTCGCGTTTCGTGAGGGTCGAACAGCAGGCTGGTGTTCTCGAACCGACTCGCGTCGTCCGGGCTAACCCGTGCGTTCGTGAGGTCGATCGGACCGCGGTCTTCCGTCCGAAGATTCCCGGTCGGCGGCGGGGGACTCACCGCGAACAGGCGAGGCTCGTATCTGAATCCTATGTCGACGCTGACCGGACGCTGGTACGGATCGTCTTCCGCGTCACCGACGTCAAGGAGCGATGCGCGCAGCTCCTGCATGTCCGACTGGAGGTCTTGATTATGATCGAATTCCGCCTCGCTGTTCTGTGCCGGTACTGCGAACGCTTGGTAGCTGGCGAGCGCTAAGATCAGGAAGCCGAACAGGATCACCGTCCCGACCACGACCGACTGGCCCCGACGGTCGCGACTGAATCGCATTGTGGGAGTTCGACGCCGAGCGGGTATAAAATCCTCCGTCCGACCTCTCAATCGCGATACTCGGGCGAGTGCTGTCGAGAGCCGGGGGAACTGACTCAGTCGCCGCCTGCGCGTCGGTACGTCAGCCACGCCGACGCGACGGCCGCGACGCCGGCGAATCCGCCGAGCAGCACCGCCTGTGTCCAATTAAAGCCGATGAGCGTCCCGGCGACCAGCGTGACGAGGAGGAATGCGACCGCGAGGGCGCCGAGCGTCGAGGGGGTACCGTCAGGACCGGTCATACGCTGACCTGGCGCCTTCGGTCGATAAAACGGCCGATCCGGCCGAAGCCGTCGGTCTCGTCGAGGGGCGGCGAACGCCGATTCGAACCGGCGATAAATTGTATAACGCGATATCAAATGCCGTTCGGGGCGCGACACCCGCCTGCCGACCGGTCCGTTTTTGCGCGCGGCGGCTGTTGCCGCGCGTATGGCGAAACAGCCGCACCTGCTGGTCGAGGAGGGCGACGTACACGACATCGCGGTCATCCCGGGCGACCCCGGCCGCGTCGACCGGATCGCGGACCGCTGTGACGACAGCGAGGTCGTCGCGCAGAACCGCGAGTACAAGGTCGTCAACGCGAGCTACGAGGGGACCGACCTCACGATCTGCTCGACCGGGATCGGCTGCCCGTCGGCCGCCATCGCCGTCGAGGAGCTCTCGCGGGTCGGCGTCGAGACGTTCGTCCGGTGTGGCACCTGCGGGGCGCTCCAGCCCGACATGGAGGTGGGCGATATGGTCGTCGCGACGGGCGCGGCCAAGGAGGAGGGGACGAGCAAGCGCTACGAGGATGAAGTGTACCCGGCCGTCCCGGACTACGACGTGCTCACGGGGCTGGTCGAGGCGGCCGAGGACAACGGCGAGGAGATCCACGTCGGGCCGATCGTCTCGGACGACGCGTTCTACAACGAGAGCGACGAGTACGTCGACGACTGGAACGACGCCAACCTGCTCGCGATCGAGATGGAGGCCGCGACCGTCTTCTCGCTCGCGCGCCGCAAGGGGCTCGCGGCGGGCGCCATCTGTACCGTCGACGGCAACCTCGTCGCGGGGTCACAGAAGGGCGCGGACTCCGACGACGAACTGCCGGAGAAGGCGAAGGACAACGTCGAGCGCGCGATCCGGATCACGCTGAACGCGGTCGCGTCGCTGTAGCGGCCGACCGCTTCTCTCCGCTCCGACTCTCTACTCCTCCGCGCGGAACTCCACGAGCGTCAGCTCGCGGTCGAGCGCGCAGGTCTCGTGCGGCGGCTCGCCGAGCACCTGATCGATGACGCGCTCCTCGTCGAAGTCGGCGCCGTCGGGGACGCAGTAGCCGTGGCTCGGACACTCGGTGTGCGGGCAGGGGCCAGCGAGCGACGCCTTGCTGCCGGCGTACGCGCGCTTCGAGGGGACGTTCGCGGGGACCGACGCCGGCTCGACCTCGACCGCGCGGACGCCCGCGTCGTGGACGGCGCAGTCGAGCGTCTGCGCGTTCTCGCGGATGCCGGTCACCCGGTAGCGGGTGCCCTCGGAGAGGTTGAGGCACTGGCCGCGGTAGGGACACCCCTCGCAGTCGGCCGATTCCCCCTCGTAGACGAACTCGCGGCCCACGTCCGCGAGCCGCGTCCCGATAAGCGTGACCGTGGTCATGCCCGGAGCGACGCGCCGAGCGTCCGTAAGCCTCCCGCCTTCGCGGGCGTCGACGGTTCGACCGGCTCGGGGCGTCCCACCGACGCGGAGGGCAAGACACATCCCCCCGCCTCGGCAACGACGAGCGAAGATGATCGCGGGAGTTGCGTGCGACCTGCGCGCCGAGGCCGAGCGGATGAACGAGCGGCGCGTCCTCGTGCTCGCCGGCGACCGCGACCGGGCGATCGACGCCGCCTACGACGCGGTCGAGTCGCTTGGGGTCGACGATAGGGAGGTCACGATGGTCTCGACGCGGGAGGGGTTCCGGTTCGAGGAGCACCGCCCGCGGAGCGCCGACGAGCTGCTCGGCCGCACCCGCGAGGCGGTCGTCCTCGACTGCCACGAGCGGTTCGTCCCGAACGCGCTCGGCCGCGCGGTCGGCGCCGTCGACGGCGGCGGCCTGCTGGTCCTCCTGACGCCCGCGCTCGACGAGTGGCCGACGATCCGCGACCGCTTCGACGACTCGCTCGCGGTACCGCCCTACGATATCGACGACGTGACGGGGCGGTTCCGCGGGCGCCTCGTCGCGACCCTCCGGACGCATCCCGGAGTCGCGGTCGTCGCGCTCGGAGACGAGGCCGGCGACGAGAGCCTGGAGCGCGACGGACTGACGGGGACGGAAGGTGCGGACGGTGACGGCGGCGCGGCCGGCGCCGCGGATCCGCAGAGCGCGCCGCCGGGGGCGACGTTCCCCGCGGCCGCGTACGGCGCCTGTCGCACGGCCGATCAGGCGCGGGCGCTGCGGGCGTTCGAGGCGCTCACCGGGTCCGACTCGGCCGTCGTGGTCGAGTCCGACCGGGGGCGCGGGAAGTCGAGCGCGGCCGGGCTGGCGGCGGGCGCGCTCGCGCTCGGAGGCGCGGACGTCCTCGTCACCGCGCCCGCGTTCCGGAACGCCGCGGAGGTGTTCGCCCGGGCGCGGGAGCTGATCGGGGGGGAGACCGGCGCCGAGAACACCGAGAGCGACAGCGACCTCCGAACCCCGGGGGGTGGTCGGGTCCGGTTCCTGTCGCCCGCGGCCGCCGCGGAGGCCGCCGACGAGGCGGACGCGGTCGTCGTCGACGAGGCGGCGGCGCTCCCGGTGCGGCTGCTGGAGGGGTTCCTCGACGCGCCCGCGGTCGCGTTCTGCACGACGGTCCACGGCTACGAGGGGGCGGGCCGCGGGTTCGCGGTCCGGTTCCGCGAGCGGCTGCTCGACTCCCGGTTCGCGGTCCGCGACGTGCGCCTCGACGAGCCGATCCGGTACGCGCGGAACGACCCCGTCGAGGCGTGGGCGTCGCGCGCGCTCCTCTTGGACGCCCGGCCCGCGGTCGACGCGGCGGTCGCGGACGCGTCGGTCGACGACGCGACCTATCGCGCGCTCGACCCGGACGACCTGCTCGCGGACGAGACGCTGCTCGGGGAGGCGTTCGGGCTGCTCGTCGCCGCGCACTACCGGACCGAGCCGAACGACCTCGCGCGGCTGCTCGACGCGCCGAACCTCGTCGCGCGGGCGCTCGTCGCGGACGGCCGGGTCGTCGCGGTCGCGCTCCTCGCGCGCGAGGGCGGACTCGATAGCGAGACGCGGCGCGGGATGTACGAGGGCGAGCGCGTCCGCGGCAACATGGTGCCGGACGTGCTCACGAGCCAACTGCGCGACGAGGCGGCCGCCGCGCCGCGAGGGCTGCGGACGGTCCGGATCGCGACCCACCACGCGCTCCGGGACGCGGGGTTCGGCTCGCGGCTGCTCGACGAGGTCCACGCGGAGTTCGGCGGCGACCGCGAGGAGGACGGCGAGGGCCTCGACTACTTCTCGGTCGGCTACGGCGCGGCGCCGCGGCTGCTCCGCTTCTGGCGGCGGGCG
The sequence above is a segment of the Halorubrum sp. 2020YC2 genome. Coding sequences within it:
- a CDS encoding nucleoside phosphorylase is translated as MAKQPHLLVEEGDVHDIAVIPGDPGRVDRIADRCDDSEVVAQNREYKVVNASYEGTDLTICSTGIGCPSAAIAVEELSRVGVETFVRCGTCGALQPDMEVGDMVVATGAAKEEGTSKRYEDEVYPAVPDYDVLTGLVEAAEDNGEEIHVGPIVSDDAFYNESDEYVDDWNDANLLAIEMEAATVFSLARRKGLAAGAICTVDGNLVAGSQKGADSDDELPEKAKDNVERAIRITLNAVASL
- a CDS encoding UPF0179 family protein, encoding MTTVTLIGTRLADVGREFVYEGESADCEGCPYRGQCLNLSEGTRYRVTGIRENAQTLDCAVHDAGVRAVEVEPASVPANVPSKRAYAGSKASLAGPCPHTECPSHGYCVPDGADFDEERVIDQVLGEPPHETCALDRELTLVEFRAEE
- the tmcA gene encoding tRNA(Met) cytidine acetyltransferase TmcA, with protein sequence MIAGVACDLRAEAERMNERRVLVLAGDRDRAIDAAYDAVESLGVDDREVTMVSTREGFRFEEHRPRSADELLGRTREAVVLDCHERFVPNALGRAVGAVDGGGLLVLLTPALDEWPTIRDRFDDSLAVPPYDIDDVTGRFRGRLVATLRTHPGVAVVALGDEAGDESLERDGLTGTEGADGDGGAAGAADPQSAPPGATFPAAAYGACRTADQARALRAFEALTGSDSAVVVESDRGRGKSSAAGLAAGALALGGADVLVTAPAFRNAAEVFARARELIGGETGAENTESDSDLRTPGGGRVRFLSPAAAAEAADEADAVVVDEAAALPVRLLEGFLDAPAVAFCTTVHGYEGAGRGFAVRFRERLLDSRFAVRDVRLDEPIRYARNDPVEAWASRALLLDARPAVDAAVADASVDDATYRALDPDDLLADETLLGEAFGLLVAAHYRTEPNDLARLLDAPNLVARALVADGRVVAVALLAREGGLDSETRRGMYEGERVRGNMVPDVLTSQLRDEAAAAPRGLRTVRIATHHALRDAGFGSRLLDEVHAEFGGDREEDGEGLDYFSVGYGAAPRLLRFWRRAGYRTVHLSTSRNDASGEHSAIMLRPETDAGRDLLDRHAVAFRDRERDGLSDAHRDVDPDVVRGALRACSAPTPIDLTDTEWRSVVGASVGPGMYDTAPGAFRDLALAALIEGPELDERRERLLVRKVLQGRPWEEVAADLDFVSTSACMRALGDAYVPVVERYGTEFAREERERFMGD